The genomic DNA CAAGCTCTTAAAGCAAAAAGCCAAGGATTTAATTCACGCGATGTAATTAATGTGACACGTGCATCGCTAAGGCCGTATCTAACATCCTATTTGCAAAACCCCACTCATTATCACACCACACCAGCATCTTCACTAATTGGCCATCACTGACACGAGTTTGAGACCCATCCACAATCGCACTATGGGGATCATGATTAAAGTCAATGGAGACCAGCGGCGCCTCAGTGTAGTCGACTATTGATTGTAATGTACATTGAGATGCATGCAAGATGGTTTGATTTACATCATCAACACTCACATTGGCATCTAAGGTTACACTCAAGTCCATTGCCGTTACATTTACCGTAGGCACTCGAACTGAAATGGCTTCAAATTTATTCTCAAACTTAGGGAAAATTCGCTCAATCCCCTTATGTAGCTTAGTATCTACCGGAATAATCGACTGGCTGGCACTGCGAGTTCGTCGTAAATCTGAGTGGTAGGCATCAATAACCTGCTGATCATTCATTGATGAGTGAATGGTGGTAATTGTGCCTCGCTGAATACCATAAGCCTCATCCAGCACCTTAATAATAGGAACAATACAGTTAGTGGTGCATGAGCCATTAGACACCACTTTATGCTCCGCTTTTAAGCTTTGATGGTTAATGCCATAAATAATTGTATTATCAAGATCTTGAGAGCCGGGATGAGAGAATAATACTTTACCCGCTCCTGCAGCAATATGTTGTTGACCGTCCTCCTGACTACCGAAGACACCTGTACAATCGAGTACAATATCAACCCCTAGATCTCGCCAAGGCAATAGGTCTAACTCTGCCAAATGCAAAATACGAATTTCATCTATATGGTCATCACTATCATGAATATTCAGATACTCTTGAGTGTGAGTTACTTTGTGCTGAAAACGACCGTGGCTAGTATCATATTGAAGCAAATGCGCCATTGCGTCAGGTTGGGCTATCTCATTGACCGCAACCACTTTAATCTGCTGTTGCTTGCCACTTTCATAGACGGCTCTAAGTACATTCCGTCCAATGCGACCAAAGCCATTGATTGCGACTCTTAGCATACCTAACTCCAGTAAGGCTTATTATATAATGCAGCCCGAGTTTATCAGAACATATTCTGAGGGCAAAAAAAAACCAGCAGTAAACTGCTGGTTTCAATTGATTTTAAGATCTTAAACGAAATATTCTCTCGCGATTAAGCCAAAAGATCGTTTGCTGTATTCACTACATTTTCAGTAGTGAAGCCAAACATCTTGAACAATTCGCCAGCAGGTGCAGATTCACCAAATGATCTCATGCCGATGATCTTGCCACCGAAGCCAACATACTTGTACCAGAAGTCAGCGATACCCGCTTCTACAGCGATACGTTTGGTCACAGATGAAGGCAATACTGATTCGCGGTACGCTTCGTCTTGCTTATCAAATGCATCCGTTGATGGCATAGAAACAACACGTACTGCTTTGCCAGCAGCGGTCAGTTCAGCTTGCGCTGCAACAGCAAGTTCAACTTCAGAACCTGTGGCAATGATGATGAGCTCAGGAGTAGCTGCGCAATCTTTTAGCACGTAAGCGCCTTTAGCAATATCAGCAACTTGAGTTGCGTTACGCTCTTGCTGTGCAAGGTTTTGGCGAGAGAAGATAAGCGCTGTAGGCGCATCTTTACGTTCGATAGCCAATTTCCAAGCAACGGCTGACTCAACTTGGTCACATGGACGCCATGTGCTCATGTTTGGAGTCATACGTAGAGAAGCGACTTGCTCAACCGGTTGGTGCGTTGGGCCATCTTCACCTAAACCGATAGAGTCATGTGTGTAAACTTGAATGTTCTGAACTTTCATCAGAGCAGCCATACGCATTGCGTTACGCGCGTATTCCATGAACATTAGGAATGTTGCGCCGTATGGTACGAAACCACCGTGCAGAGCAATACCGTTCATGATTGCTGTCATACCAAATTCACGTACACCGTAATGGATGTAGTTACCTGAGAAGTCATTCGCTTCAAGAGACTTAGAACCAGACCACATAGTCAAGTTAGAAGGCGCAAGGTCAGCAGAACCACCCATGAATTCAGGAAGCATTTGACCAAACGCTTCTAGTGCGTTTTGTGATGCTTTACGTGATGCAATGTTAGCTGGGTTTGCTTGAAGATCAGCAATGATTTCATTTGCTTTTTCTTCCCACTGCGCTGGAAGCTCACCGTTTACACGACGTTTTAGTTCAGCAGCTTCAGCTGGGTATGCTGCCGCGTAAGCGTCAAATTTAGCATTCCAAGCGGCTTCTTTTTCAGCGCCAGATGCTTTTGCATCCCACTGTGAATAGATATCAGCCGGTACTTCGAAAGGACCGTGTTCCCAGCCAAGAGCGGCTTTAGTGGCAACGATTTCGTCAGCACCTAGTGGAGCACCGTGACAATCGTGCGTACCCGCTTTGTTTGGAGAACCAAAACCAATCACAGTTTTAGTACAAATAAGTGTTGGGCGAGGGTCTGCTTTTGCAGCAATAATAGCGGCATTGATGGCTTCGCTATCGTGACCGTCGACAGCAGGAATTACGTGCCAACCGTAAGCTTCAAAACGCTTAGGCGTATCATCAGAGAACCAGCCTTCAACTTCGCCGTCAATTGAGATGCCGTTGTCATCCCAGAAAGCAACCAGTTTGCCAAGACCTAGAGTACCCGCAAGAGAACATGCCTCGTGTGAAATACCTTCCATCAAACAGCCATCACCCATGAATACATAAGTGAAGTGGTCAACAATGTCGTGACCTTCTTTGTTAAATTGAGCTGCCAATGCTTTCTCAGCCATAGCCATACCAACAGCGTTGGTGATGCCTTGACCTAGAGGGCCGGTAGTGGTCTCAATACCCGGTGCATAACCATATTCTGGGTGACCTGGAGTTTTAGAGTGCAACTGACGGAAGTTTTTAAGGTCATCGATTGATAACTCATAACCAGTCAAATGAAGCAGAGAGTAGATCAGCATTGAGCCGTGACCATTTGACAGAATAAAACGGTCGCGATCAGCCCACTCTGGGTTTTGCGGGTTATGGTTTAAGTGACCACGCCAAAGTACTTCAGCGATGTCAGCCATACCCATTGGTGCGCCTGGGTGACCAGAGTTAGCTTGTTGAACACCATCCATGCTAAGGGCACGAATTGCATTGGCTAGATCTTTACGAGAAGACATGTCTGCTCCTGAATGCATAAGCAATTTATAAAAAAATAAGTCCTGACCCCAACAGAGGGTGTTGGGCGTCGTTATTGTCGCAAAGCGCCTCTATTACTGCAAACAGTTTCCCGAGCAAAATGACAACTATGAGAGATATATTTGTTTAACATCTCACTATCTTTGTTAAATAGTGCTGTGACCTAACGCAAACGTTTAGTTCATTTAAATCGTAAAAAAGCTTGTATTTCACACATTCAAAATTAGAATAGACGTCTAGATGTAGATACAGCTACAAAAAAGTACCATTCAAAAGGCGCCCTGAAGCGTCTTTTCTTAACGAATAAGGGAGCCCATCATGGCTAAGCACCTGTTTACTTCTGAGTCAGTATCAGAAGGCCATCCAGATAAAATCGCAGACCAAATATCAGATGCGGTTCTAGATGCAATTATTGAGCAAGACCCAAAAGCTCGCGTTGCATGTGAAACCTACGTAAAAACTGGCATGGTTATGGTAGGTGGTGAAGTGACTACCTCTGCTTGGGTTGATATCGAAGAGATCACTCGTGAAACCGTTCGTGAAATTGGTTACGTACATTCAGATATGGGCTTTGATGCCAATTCTTGTGCGGTACTAAACACTATTGGTAAACAGTCTCCAGACATTAACCAAGGTGTTGATAAGTCAGACCCTAAAGATCAAGGGGCGGGCGACCAAGGTATCATGTTTGGTTACGCTACCAACGAAACAAAAGTATTGATGCCTGCACCCATTACTTATTCTCACCTTTTAGTAGAGAAGCAAGCAGAAGTTCGCAAGAACGGCACTCTACCTTGGTTGCGTCCAGACGCTAAATCTCAAGTAACATTCCAATACGACCAAGGCAAAATTGTCGGTATTGATGCCGTTGTTCTTTCTACTCAGCACAGTGAAGAGATCTCAACAGACGATCTTCGTGAAGCGGTAATGGAAACCATCATCAAACCGGTATTGCCATCAGAGTGGTTAAATAAAGAAACTAAATTCTTTATCAACCCAACCGGTCGTTTTGTTATCGGTGGCCCAATGGGTGACTGTGGTCTTACTGGTCGTAAAATCATCGTTGATACCTACGGCGGCGCAGCTCGTCACGGTGGCGGTGCATTCTCTGGTAAAGATCCATCAAAAGTTGACCGTAGTGCAGCATACGCAGCTCGTTATGTAGCGAAGAACATCGTAGCGGCTGGCATGGCTGACCGTTGTGAAA from Vibrio rarus includes the following:
- the tkt gene encoding transketolase, whose product is MSSRKDLANAIRALSMDGVQQANSGHPGAPMGMADIAEVLWRGHLNHNPQNPEWADRDRFILSNGHGSMLIYSLLHLTGYELSIDDLKNFRQLHSKTPGHPEYGYAPGIETTTGPLGQGITNAVGMAMAEKALAAQFNKEGHDIVDHFTYVFMGDGCLMEGISHEACSLAGTLGLGKLVAFWDDNGISIDGEVEGWFSDDTPKRFEAYGWHVIPAVDGHDSEAINAAIIAAKADPRPTLICTKTVIGFGSPNKAGTHDCHGAPLGADEIVATKAALGWEHGPFEVPADIYSQWDAKASGAEKEAAWNAKFDAYAAAYPAEAAELKRRVNGELPAQWEEKANEIIADLQANPANIASRKASQNALEAFGQMLPEFMGGSADLAPSNLTMWSGSKSLEANDFSGNYIHYGVREFGMTAIMNGIALHGGFVPYGATFLMFMEYARNAMRMAALMKVQNIQVYTHDSIGLGEDGPTHQPVEQVASLRMTPNMSTWRPCDQVESAVAWKLAIERKDAPTALIFSRQNLAQQERNATQVADIAKGAYVLKDCAATPELIIIATGSEVELAVAAQAELTAAGKAVRVVSMPSTDAFDKQDEAYRESVLPSSVTKRIAVEAGIADFWYKYVGFGGKIIGMRSFGESAPAGELFKMFGFTTENVVNTANDLLA
- the epd gene encoding erythrose-4-phosphate dehydrogenase; the protein is MLRVAINGFGRIGRNVLRAVYESGKQQQIKVVAVNEIAQPDAMAHLLQYDTSHGRFQHKVTHTQEYLNIHDSDDHIDEIRILHLAELDLLPWRDLGVDIVLDCTGVFGSQEDGQQHIAAGAGKVLFSHPGSQDLDNTIIYGINHQSLKAEHKVVSNGSCTTNCIVPIIKVLDEAYGIQRGTITTIHSSMNDQQVIDAYHSDLRRTRSASQSIIPVDTKLHKGIERIFPKFENKFEAISVRVPTVNVTAMDLSVTLDANVSVDDVNQTILHASQCTLQSIVDYTEAPLVSIDFNHDPHSAIVDGSQTRVSDGQLVKMLVWCDNEWGFANRMLDTALAMHVSH
- the metK gene encoding methionine adenosyltransferase, yielding MAKHLFTSESVSEGHPDKIADQISDAVLDAIIEQDPKARVACETYVKTGMVMVGGEVTTSAWVDIEEITRETVREIGYVHSDMGFDANSCAVLNTIGKQSPDINQGVDKSDPKDQGAGDQGIMFGYATNETKVLMPAPITYSHLLVEKQAEVRKNGTLPWLRPDAKSQVTFQYDQGKIVGIDAVVLSTQHSEEISTDDLREAVMETIIKPVLPSEWLNKETKFFINPTGRFVIGGPMGDCGLTGRKIIVDTYGGAARHGGGAFSGKDPSKVDRSAAYAARYVAKNIVAAGMADRCEIQLSYAIGVADPTSIMVETFGTEKVSQEIIIEAVRQNFDLRPYGLQEMLNLLQPIYKKTAAYGHFGREEFPWEATDKAAILKDFAGIK